A genomic segment from Bacteroidales bacterium encodes:
- a CDS encoding RidA family protein has product MKKKIISSSKVPTAIGPYSHAVEVNGFLFASGQLGIDPATSDFVEGGIKEQTEQALKNVSNLLADAGYYMDNVVKTTVFLQDMSMFADMNEIYAKYFKFDFPARSAVAVKTLPKGGLVEIEVIASK; this is encoded by the coding sequence ATGAAAAAGAAAATTATATCATCTTCAAAAGTCCCTACTGCAATTGGTCCATATAGTCATGCTGTTGAGGTTAACGGATTCTTATTTGCATCAGGTCAGTTAGGAATTGATCCAGCAACATCTGATTTTGTTGAAGGAGGAATTAAAGAGCAAACAGAACAAGCATTAAAGAATGTATCTAACTTATTGGCTGATGCTGGTTATTATATGGATAATGTTGTTAAAACAACTGTTTTCCTTCAAGATATGTCGATGTTTGCTGATATGAATGAAATCTATGCAAAATATTTTAAATTCGATTTTCCTGCACGTTCAGCCGTTGCAGTTAAAACTTTACCTAAAGGAGGTTTAGTTGAAATAGAAGTTATTGCTTCAAAATAA